From the genome of Biomphalaria glabrata chromosome 1, xgBioGlab47.1, whole genome shotgun sequence, one region includes:
- the LOC106057710 gene encoding hemicentin-2-like isoform X2, with product MPISITCSLITNNSEASLIITTYVGLKDKDFKSEVTKETLPKDLFRINMTISKPSASQGDSADYLCSEEKYHNTVVQNYEVYAVFTQGANVTEGHETSIRCDPTLNHDFTLAWYKDNVPLQSIPGLQDRLILSKDNKTVSFKDARPSDGGVYTCRIMLQHNTSKQVLEEKIFLHAKPFILPGALTNVTSTSLILTCPVGGYPSPEIFWQRGKDILTANGNVQMTTVVGTRHAQLVITNLTDNDYGTYSCIADNWLGKAELTYQVHSDGHRSKAGLGYLLLLCGFKMFLMVKT from the exons ATGCCAATCAGCATCACATGTAGCCTTATCACCAATAATTCAGAGGCCTCGTTGATAATCACCACATATGTTGGTTTGAAAGATAAAGATTTTAAG TCTGAAGTGACCAAGGAGACTTTGCCCAAGGACTTGTTTAGGATTAACATGACCATCAGCAAGCCATCAGCATCTCAAGGCGACTCGGCGGACTATTTATGTTCTGAAGAGAAGTATCATAATACTGTCGTTCAGAACTATGAAGTGTATGCAG TGTTTACCCAGGGAGCCAACGTCACGGAAGGTCACGAGACGTCCATCAGGTGCGACCCCACGTTGAACCACGATTTCACTTTGGCTTGGTATAAAGACAACGTACCACTCCAATCTATTCCGGGTCTGCAAGACAGGCTGATCTTGTCAAAAGACAACAAAACTGTCTCCTTCAAGGACGCCA GACCCTCGGATGGTGGAGTGTACACTTGTAGAATCATGCTGCAACACAATACATCCAAGCAAGTGctagaagaaaaaatatttcttcatg CTAAACCTTTTATACTGCCCGGAGCGCTGACCAATGTCACAAGCACGTCTCTCATCTTGACCTGCCCAGTTGGCGGTTACCCAAGTCCAGAG ATCTTCTGGCAAAGAGGAAAGGATATACTGACCGCAAATGGTAATGTTCAAATGACCACAGTAGTAGGTACTCGTCACGCTCAGTTGGTCATCACCAACTTAACCGACAATGACTACGGCACTTACTCCTGCATTGCTGACAACTGGTTGGGTAAAGCAGAACTGACCTATCAGGTTCACAGTGATGGACACAGATCTAAGGCGGGACTTGGTTATTTACTGTTGCTGTGTGGTTTCAAGATGTTCCTTATGGTTAAAACTTAA
- the LOC106057709 gene encoding uncharacterized protein LOC106057709, which yields MATSTLLALLMVIVVMGTCEGRGTRYLIGLDPLYNKLCYSSNETNRVVGLPENECEQESFCICFYKEAYAIMSCRIGNRFDPKDGFCKNEGEVPLHPNCQSKGPPTSCEGIDSFYLPHNETCTKYVWCVNSRPYTMDCPLKSFFISGESFNKCMYTYVPYILEIPDDQYQDCLKKEASRPPTTTTTTTTTTRKP from the exons ATGGCGACATCAACACTCCTCGCTCTCCTGATGGTAATAGTAGTGATGGGTACATGTGAAGGAAGAGGAACAAGATATCTAATAGGTCTAGACCCAC TTTACAACAAGCTGTGTTATTCATCCAATGAAACCAACAGAGTGGTGGGTCTACCAGAGAACGAATGTGAGCAGGAAAGTTTTTGCATCTGCTTTTACA AGGAAGCTTACGCAATAATGTCTTGCAGAATTGGAAATAGGTTCGATCCAAAAGATGGTTTCTGTAAAAATGAAGGTGAAGTCCCCCTGCATCCTAATTGTCAAAGCAAAGGACCACCTA CATCCTGTGAAGGAATCGATTCTTTCTACTTGCCCCACAATGAGACCTGTACCAAGTATGTCTGGTGCGTCAACTCACGACCTTACACAATGGACTGCCCACT TAAATCATTTTTTATCTCTGGAGAGAGTTTCAACAAATGTATGTACACGTACGTGCCTTACATACTTGAAATACCCGACGATCAATATCAAGATTGTTTGAAAAAAGAGGCATCAAGG cccccaacaacaacaacaacaacaacaacaacaaccagaAAACCTTGA
- the LOC106057710 gene encoding hemicentin-2-like isoform X1, whose protein sequence is MEDRRTIAFSLVWCFMMSQDQVFAELRFDPGEPFGTLFVKETMPISITCSLITNNSEASLIITTYVGLKDKDFKSEVTKETLPKDLFRINMTISKPSASQGDSADYLCSEEKYHNTVVQNYEVYAVFTQGANVTEGHETSIRCDPTLNHDFTLAWYKDNVPLQSIPGLQDRLILSKDNKTVSFKDARPSDGGVYTCRIMLQHNTSKQVLEEKIFLHAKPFILPGALTNVTSTSLILTCPVGGYPSPEIFWQRGKDILTANGNVQMTTVVGTRHAQLVITNLTDNDYGTYSCIADNWLGKAELTYQVHSDGHRSKAGLGYLLLLCGFKMFLMVKT, encoded by the exons accaGGTATTTGCAGAGCTTCGCTTTGATCCGGGAGAGCCTTTTGGTACACTTTTTGTCAAGGAAACCATGCCAATCAGCATCACATGTAGCCTTATCACCAATAATTCAGAGGCCTCGTTGATAATCACCACATATGTTGGTTTGAAAGATAAAGATTTTAAG TCTGAAGTGACCAAGGAGACTTTGCCCAAGGACTTGTTTAGGATTAACATGACCATCAGCAAGCCATCAGCATCTCAAGGCGACTCGGCGGACTATTTATGTTCTGAAGAGAAGTATCATAATACTGTCGTTCAGAACTATGAAGTGTATGCAG TGTTTACCCAGGGAGCCAACGTCACGGAAGGTCACGAGACGTCCATCAGGTGCGACCCCACGTTGAACCACGATTTCACTTTGGCTTGGTATAAAGACAACGTACCACTCCAATCTATTCCGGGTCTGCAAGACAGGCTGATCTTGTCAAAAGACAACAAAACTGTCTCCTTCAAGGACGCCA GACCCTCGGATGGTGGAGTGTACACTTGTAGAATCATGCTGCAACACAATACATCCAAGCAAGTGctagaagaaaaaatatttcttcatg CTAAACCTTTTATACTGCCCGGAGCGCTGACCAATGTCACAAGCACGTCTCTCATCTTGACCTGCCCAGTTGGCGGTTACCCAAGTCCAGAG ATCTTCTGGCAAAGAGGAAAGGATATACTGACCGCAAATGGTAATGTTCAAATGACCACAGTAGTAGGTACTCGTCACGCTCAGTTGGTCATCACCAACTTAACCGACAATGACTACGGCACTTACTCCTGCATTGCTGACAACTGGTTGGGTAAAGCAGAACTGACCTATCAGGTTCACAGTGATGGACACAGATCTAAGGCGGGACTTGGTTATTTACTGTTGCTGTGTGGTTTCAAGATGTTCCTTATGGTTAAAACTTAA